A single region of the Anabaena sphaerica FACHB-251 genome encodes:
- a CDS encoding tyrosine-protein kinase family protein, with protein sequence MTDNITLTPEVIYKYLNESLIREDEQAQVSVKRTSLGWVKIRIVTKKFESTLLIEREQKIDELLANLDPNFNLGQYPISGYDLLTPQEAIEQPPQYIKLPLWSDILMAPEPDQPVEVDEDIPNKKPLVVTFYSFKGGVGRSTALGLTGGILATRNRRVVMVDFDLEAPGISIMFQEDIEKTSGEKFGVLDYLHQRSLTPEENFPNISACIQQINLQTRGELFLVPVGEYDENYIHRLADLDMRSFYRSAKNPVKQLIEDIKKQLEPDVILIDARPGFNDVAAIALFDLADTAIICFSPTDQSFQGLRWVVKAILKQKQYQGKPDVRFLLTPIPAVTPEQYKDLIGTVENWIDKNCYEDNFSISPGAKIEELHHTIFYNPNLTTLSSLVNDIPKSLLDEYLPIADTIDASLPDLKPSIVTKTIDDRKKILNELHFQAATAQELAPENISEIFQRTEDFPRFLSNRIWLIRGAKGTGKSLLFRLFVEQPTAAKELAQSDVNLNHVHFVPGHGQLRVSTTILDRFALESYEDQAGTNDWQFFWLNYALLQLCHRSTELRSLPGLDEKLVALSNQEKPAHSDIVTWLVERSNSPQKKPQAADELRLIDQELQEKNQVVWLLYDELDAGFGSSPEDYARRRRSLEALLAWWLESGTNLKQIVPKIFLREDIWKQFNFTNTGHYSGRSLELRWEEADLWRLVLRQALKSSPSLSKSLGGLTAERLDIIVLEQLRQSLYPLWGERMGSGNKAYTYNWVRTRIADGQKNCFPRSLILLLEEAVKIEKRFSEHVSEITLRPKALINAFPNVSQQRVAEVRNEYPELKNFLDRLQGERSPIDENRLAEIWKVQDGELALHIKDMVEAGILTERSRPKDPPPRVYAVTELYLYGLGMVRKGQR encoded by the coding sequence ATGACGGATAATATCACCTTAACACCAGAAGTTATTTATAAATACTTAAACGAAAGTTTAATCCGTGAAGATGAACAAGCACAAGTTAGTGTCAAGCGTACTTCATTAGGTTGGGTAAAAATTAGAATTGTTACTAAAAAATTTGAAAGTACATTGTTAATTGAACGTGAGCAAAAAATAGATGAATTGTTAGCAAATCTTGATCCTAATTTTAATCTAGGTCAATATCCTATTTCTGGCTATGATTTACTAACACCCCAGGAAGCAATAGAACAACCTCCTCAATATATTAAATTACCTCTCTGGTCAGATATTTTAATGGCTCCAGAACCTGATCAGCCAGTAGAGGTAGATGAAGATATTCCTAATAAAAAACCTTTAGTTGTTACTTTTTATTCATTTAAGGGAGGTGTAGGTCGCTCTACAGCTTTGGGTTTAACAGGAGGGATACTAGCAACTCGTAATCGTCGTGTTGTAATGGTAGATTTTGACTTAGAAGCTCCTGGAATTTCAATTATGTTTCAGGAAGATATTGAAAAGACTAGCGGTGAAAAATTTGGAGTTTTAGATTACCTACACCAACGGTCTTTAACGCCTGAAGAAAATTTTCCTAATATTTCTGCCTGTATACAACAAATAAATTTACAAACTCGCGGCGAACTTTTTTTAGTTCCAGTAGGTGAATATGACGAAAATTATATTCATCGGTTAGCTGATTTGGATATGCGTTCTTTTTACAGGTCTGCAAAAAATCCAGTTAAGCAACTTATAGAAGATATTAAAAAACAACTAGAACCAGATGTAATTTTAATTGATGCGCGTCCAGGATTTAATGATGTAGCTGCGATCGCACTTTTTGATTTAGCCGATACTGCAATAATTTGTTTTTCACCAACTGATCAGAGTTTTCAAGGATTACGTTGGGTAGTCAAAGCGATTCTTAAACAAAAGCAGTATCAGGGTAAGCCTGATGTGAGATTTCTCTTAACTCCCATACCAGCAGTTACACCTGAACAGTATAAAGATTTGATCGGGACAGTTGAAAATTGGATTGACAAAAATTGCTATGAAGATAATTTTTCTATATCTCCAGGAGCAAAAATTGAGGAGCTACATCACACAATTTTCTACAATCCTAACCTTACAACTCTATCTAGTTTAGTTAATGATATCCCAAAAAGTTTATTAGATGAGTATTTACCGATTGCGGATACTATTGATGCTAGTTTACCTGATCTCAAACCTAGTATTGTTACTAAAACTATTGATGATCGGAAAAAGATTCTTAATGAATTACATTTTCAAGCCGCTACAGCACAAGAACTAGCGCCAGAAAACATTTCAGAAATATTTCAACGTACAGAAGATTTTCCTAGATTTTTGAGTAATAGAATCTGGTTAATTCGCGGTGCTAAAGGAACAGGTAAAAGCCTTTTATTTCGACTGTTTGTAGAACAACCAACAGCAGCAAAAGAACTAGCTCAATCGGATGTTAATTTAAATCATGTTCACTTTGTTCCTGGTCATGGTCAACTTAGAGTATCAACCACAATTTTAGATAGGTTTGCTCTTGAAAGCTACGAAGATCAAGCTGGTACAAATGACTGGCAATTTTTCTGGCTCAATTATGCTCTTTTACAACTTTGTCATCGTTCAACTGAATTACGTTCACTACCTGGTTTAGATGAAAAATTAGTTGCATTAAGTAATCAAGAAAAACCTGCTCATTCTGATATTGTTACATGGCTGGTAGAAAGATCCAACTCACCACAAAAGAAACCACAAGCTGCTGATGAACTGCGTTTAATTGACCAAGAATTACAAGAAAAAAATCAAGTAGTATGGCTATTATATGATGAACTAGATGCAGGTTTTGGTTCTAGCCCAGAAGATTATGCTCGACGCAGAAGATCTCTAGAAGCTTTGCTGGCATGGTGGTTAGAAAGTGGTACAAATCTCAAACAAATTGTCCCTAAAATATTTTTACGTGAAGATATTTGGAAGCAATTTAACTTTACTAATACAGGACATTACAGCGGACGTTCACTAGAATTACGTTGGGAGGAAGCTGATCTCTGGCGACTTGTACTCCGTCAAGCTCTTAAAAGTTCCCCATCTCTAAGCAAATCTTTAGGAGGACTTACTGCTGAAAGATTAGATATAATTGTGCTGGAACAATTGCGCCAAAGTCTTTATCCCCTGTGGGGTGAACGCATGGGCAGTGGTAATAAAGCCTATACTTATAACTGGGTTAGAACTCGTATTGCAGATGGTCAAAAAAACTGTTTTCCACGCAGTTTAATATTACTTTTAGAAGAAGCTGTCAAAATTGAAAAACGATTTTCCGAACACGTCTCAGAAATAACTTTGCGTCCAAAAGCTTTAATTAATGCTTTTCCTAATGTTTCCCAGCAGCGTGTAGCTGAGGTCAGGAATGAATATCCTGAACTGAAAAACTTTCTAGACAGACTTCAAGGTGAACGCTCTCCTATTGATGAAAATCGTTTAGCTGAAATATGGAAAGTGCAGGATGGTGAATTAGCACTTCACATTAAGGATATGGTTGAAGCTGGTATTTTGACAGAACGTTCTCGTCCCAAAGATCCGCCTCCTCGCGTCTATGCAGTTACTGAATTGTACTTGTATGGACTAGGAATGGTTCGTAAGGGACAACGATAA
- a CDS encoding acyltransferase family protein, which produces MRLTSLDVFRGITIAGMILVNMVGVADDKYPLLDHAAWNGCTPTDLVFPFFLFIVGVAMTFSLSKYTADNKPTKEVYLRILRRAAILFVLGLLLNGFWNKGVWTFDLGSLRLMGVLQRISFSYLFASLIVLKLPRKNQWILAGVLLIGYWLTMMYIPVPEYGAGVLTREGNFGAFIDRLIIPKAHLYKGDGFNYLGDPEGLFSTIPAIVSVLAGYFAGEWIRDKKQTNSQTSMDLVLFGLCCLVIGIIWDLAFPINKKLWTSSYVVFTTGWALMLLAACYELIEVRVIKRWSKPFEIMGLNAIALFVASVLLIKITAKTQLGTGENAISIYNWIYQNIFASWAGNFNGSFLFGVVTVLLWYGVAVLMYRQRWFIKV; this is translated from the coding sequence ATGCGCCTGACTTCACTCGATGTTTTTCGCGGTATTACCATCGCGGGTATGATTCTTGTCAACATGGTGGGAGTTGCAGATGATAAATATCCCCTTTTAGACCATGCTGCGTGGAACGGTTGTACACCCACTGATTTAGTATTTCCTTTCTTTCTGTTCATTGTTGGTGTAGCAATGACTTTCTCGCTGTCAAAGTACACCGCAGACAACAAACCTACCAAAGAGGTTTACTTACGCATCCTGCGCCGCGCTGCTATTCTCTTTGTATTAGGATTACTACTTAACGGTTTTTGGAATAAAGGTGTTTGGACTTTTGACTTAGGTAGTCTCCGCTTGATGGGGGTGTTACAAAGGATTAGCTTTTCCTACCTTTTCGCATCTTTGATAGTTTTAAAATTACCACGCAAAAATCAATGGATATTAGCAGGGGTATTACTAATTGGTTATTGGTTAACAATGATGTATATTCCCGTTCCCGAATATGGTGCGGGAGTGCTGACACGGGAAGGTAATTTTGGCGCTTTTATTGATAGGTTAATTATTCCCAAAGCACATTTATATAAAGGCGATGGGTTTAATTATTTAGGAGATCCAGAAGGACTTTTCAGCACCATTCCGGCGATAGTTAGCGTTTTGGCTGGTTATTTTGCAGGGGAATGGATCAGAGATAAAAAACAGACTAATTCACAAACTAGCATGGATTTAGTTTTATTTGGTTTGTGTTGTTTGGTAATTGGGATTATTTGGGATCTAGCATTTCCCATTAATAAGAAATTATGGACAAGTTCTTATGTTGTATTTACAACTGGATGGGCGTTAATGTTATTAGCAGCTTGTTATGAATTGATAGAAGTGAGAGTGATAAAACGCTGGAGTAAACCGTTTGAGATTATGGGATTAAATGCGATCGCTCTTTTTGTTGCATCTGTTTTGTTAATCAAAATCACAGCTAAAACCCAACTTGGTACAGGTGAAAATGCCATCAGTATCTACAATTGGATTTATCAAAATATCTTTGCATCTTGGGCGGGAAATTTCAACGGTTCATTTTTATTTGGGGTTGTCACGGTGTTGTTGTGGTATGGTGTGGCGGTTTTGATGTATCGGCAACGCTGGTTTATTAAAGTGTAA
- the obgE gene encoding GTPase ObgE: MQFIDQSVIEVEAGKGGDGIVAFRREKYVPAGGPSGGNGGKGGSVIFVADSNLQTLLDFRYKHLFKAENGERGGPNNCTGAGGKDLIIEVPCGTAVYDAGTSALLCDLVTPGQVFRVAEGGKGGLGNQHFLSNRNRVPEYALPGLEGEKKVLRLELKLLAEVGIIGLPNAGKSTLISSLSAARPKIADYPFTTLIPNLGVVRKPTGDGTVFADIPGLIEGASHGAGLGHDFLRHIERTRVLLHLIDATSEDVIADFHTIQEELKAYGRGLAKRPQILALNKIDAVDRETVDLEALATQLNHLALAPVFIISAVTRTGLDPMMQEIWRILDEVNALEAAEVAV; encoded by the coding sequence ATGCAATTTATCGACCAATCAGTAATTGAAGTTGAAGCAGGTAAAGGTGGCGATGGTATCGTCGCCTTCCGCAGAGAGAAATATGTACCAGCAGGCGGTCCTTCTGGTGGAAATGGAGGAAAAGGCGGTTCTGTCATTTTTGTGGCTGATAGCAACCTCCAAACCTTATTGGACTTTCGATACAAACATCTGTTTAAAGCAGAAAACGGAGAACGTGGAGGTCCAAATAATTGCACCGGTGCGGGTGGAAAGGATTTAATTATCGAAGTTCCCTGTGGTACTGCTGTGTATGATGCGGGAACGAGTGCTTTACTATGCGATTTAGTTACACCGGGACAAGTTTTTCGAGTTGCTGAAGGTGGTAAAGGTGGACTGGGAAATCAACATTTTTTGAGTAACCGCAACCGCGTCCCAGAATATGCACTTCCTGGTTTAGAAGGAGAAAAGAAGGTATTACGTTTAGAGTTGAAATTGTTAGCGGAAGTAGGAATTATCGGTTTACCAAATGCTGGTAAATCAACTTTAATTTCTTCTTTATCAGCCGCACGTCCGAAAATCGCTGATTATCCTTTTACTACTCTCATTCCTAATTTGGGTGTAGTTAGAAAACCCACGGGTGATGGTACAGTTTTTGCCGATATTCCCGGTTTAATTGAAGGTGCTTCTCATGGTGCGGGTTTAGGTCATGATTTTTTACGTCACATTGAACGCACAAGGGTTTTATTACACCTAATTGATGCGACAAGTGAAGATGTCATCGCTGATTTCCATACTATTCAAGAAGAACTTAAAGCTTATGGACGGGGTTTAGCTAAACGTCCGCAAATTTTAGCTTTGAATAAAATTGACGCGGTTGATAGGGAAACAGTTGATTTGGAGGCTTTAGCTACTCAATTAAATCATCTTGCTTTAGCGCCTGTTTTCATAATTTCGGCTGTAACTCGCACTGGTTTAGATCCGATGATGCAGGAAATTTGGCGAATTTTAGATGAAGTTAATGCGCTGGAAGCTGCGGAGGTTGCGGTTTAA
- a CDS encoding Mo-dependent nitrogenase C-terminal domain-containing protein — protein MTSGVQNPYSSEQVAVWLRGLLTIAWADGNFDAQEQELINSITKDELAPGIDWNSLEIITPEELAAVLGKGTPAAENFLRTAVMVAIADGIYSASEEEILQRFCQVLELDTKALTVLSHTIEDIEQGQDLTVQPPDILHPMRDWLDGLEIHDPRVARFLCKMIPSQCPFERDVTLFGRKIVHIPPMCKINPLYEQLVGLRFRALSYLADDCGEDVSPYI, from the coding sequence ATGACAAGTGGTGTTCAAAACCCTTACAGTAGCGAACAAGTTGCGGTTTGGTTACGTGGACTACTAACTATTGCTTGGGCTGATGGTAATTTTGATGCCCAAGAACAGGAGTTAATTAACAGCATTACCAAGGATGAATTAGCCCCTGGTATTGACTGGAATTCTTTAGAGATAATTACACCAGAGGAATTAGCTGCTGTGTTGGGTAAAGGTACACCAGCGGCGGAAAATTTCTTGCGGACAGCGGTGATGGTAGCGATCGCAGATGGAATATATTCTGCCAGCGAAGAAGAGATTTTGCAACGGTTTTGTCAAGTTTTGGAACTAGACACAAAAGCCCTAACAGTCCTAAGTCACACCATAGAAGATATAGAACAAGGACAAGACCTTACTGTACAGCCACCAGATATACTTCATCCGATGAGGGACTGGTTAGATGGGTTGGAAATTCATGATCCCAGAGTTGCCAGATTTTTGTGTAAAATGATTCCTTCCCAGTGTCCCTTTGAAAGAGATGTCACTTTATTCGGACGGAAAATAGTTCACATTCCGCCGATGTGCAAAATTAACCCACTCTATGAACAATTAGTAGGTTTACGCTTTCGCGCTCTTTCCTACCTTGCTGATGACTGCGGTGAGGATGTTTCACCATATATTTAG